In Haematobia irritans isolate KBUSLIRL chromosome 1, ASM5000362v1, whole genome shotgun sequence, a genomic segment contains:
- the LOC142231619 gene encoding uncharacterized protein LOC142231619 has protein sequence MTFSRRCALSTDYHIDDYYLEKVSCFKDLGVWLDTKLNFNYHIDSCVGKAMSVLGFIKRWSKEFDDPYLGWGDVTELPPYVNRLRLIDLPTLERRRRMLDILFIVKLVNGMIDSDFLIGHLNFVVPSRPMRHFLPLRLPLFKYNYEANSTLNRLIIEFNHSFNLFSLTDSISCIKRAILMD, from the exons ATGACTTTTTCGAGAAGGTGTGCTTTGTCTACTGATTATCATATCGATGACTATTATCTGGAGAAGGTATCTTGTTTTAAAGATTTGGGGGTATGGTTGGAcactaaattgaattttaactaCCACATTGATAGCTGTGTTGGGAAGGCTATGTCTGTTTTAGGTTTTATAAAGCGTTGGTCGAAGGAGTTTGATGACCCTTACCTAG GATGGGGTGACGTGACGGAGTTACCTCCATACGTGAATAGATTGAGGCTGATAGATTTGCCAACCCTTGAGAGAAGACGGCGCATGctggatattttatttattgtgaagTTGGTTAATGGTATGATTGACTCAGATTTCTTGATTGGACACTTGAACTTTGTTGTACCAAGTCGACCAATGAGACATTTTTTGCCCTTGAGACTACCATTATTCAAGTACAACTACGAGGCCAATAGCACATTGAATCGTCTTATAATTGAGTTTAACcattcttttaatttattttcactcACTGATTCCATATCTTGTATAAAACGCGCTATCCTTATGGATTAG